The Limnospira fusiformis SAG 85.79 genomic interval ATGCTCAAAGTGCTAAATCCTCTGGATCTGTATAAAATGACGAAGATTTTAGATGGTCGCATATCGGAGTTAGAATTAGAAAAAATTAGCATTTTAGAAACTCAGGCGAAACAACTAGATGAACAGGTCAAAAAACGGACTTTAGAACTAGAACAGGCGCACCACAGAGAACAACTGGTATTTGAGATTACCAACCGGATTAGGTCTTGGTTAAATTTACCGGAAATCCTGGAGGAAACGGTTAAACAAGTCCGGATTTTGTTAAATTGTGATCGGGTAGTAATCTACCAATTCAACCCAGATTTGAGCGGTGATATCGTAGCGGAATCAGTAATGGAACCCTATACATCCTGCTTAGATAAAAATATTAAAGATACCTGTTTTCAGGACAACCCATCAATGTATCAAGACGGAAAGATTTTCGTAGCACCAGATATTGATCAGGTGGGATTAAGTGAATGTCATTTATCTCTGCTCAAACAATTTGAAGTCCGAGCAGATTTAGTAGTTCCAATTGTTTTATCTAACCATGAAGCGGAAAGCCAATCTAAGAGTTTGTGGGGTTTATTTGCGATTCATCAATGTAGTAATACGCGGCTGTGGTTATCAGAAGAAATCCAGATAGTCCAACAGTTGGCGCTACAGGTAGCGATCGCTATTCAACAAGCGATCGCCTACGATGACCTACAAAGGGAACTACAGGAACGCCAACAAATTCAAACCTGTTTACAAGAAACAGAAGAACGTTATGCGACTCTGACAGATTTAATCCCGGTGGGAGTTTTTCGGACGGATAAGGAGGGTGATTGTATCTATGTCAATGAGGAATATTGTCAGATGACGGGACGTATTCCTGGGGAAACAATTGGTTTATCTTGGCAAATTTCTGTGCATCCTGAAGATAGCGATCGCATTAATGAAGCCTGGAAACAGACTCAAGTAAATCATCACCCATTTAAGGAAGAATATCGTTTAGAAGCCGGGGAAAATCAGTTGTGGGTGTTTGGTCAAATTGTCCCGGAATTTAGTGTAGAAGAAACAGTAAATGGCTATGTGGGTACTATTACAGATATTAGCGAACAGAAAGCGGCACTTTGTGAACGGGAAAAAGCGGAAACCGCATTACAAGATCTTAATCAATCTTTAGAAGCGACGGTCAAACAGCGAACCCAGGAACTTTCTCACCTTAGCGATCGCCTACAATTAGCGATTAAGTCAGCCCAAATGGGAATTTGGGATTGGGATATTTCTCAGAATCATCTAACCTGGGATGATCAGATGTATAAAATTTATGGAGTCTCACCTTTAGAGTGTCCCCAGACAGTGGAATTATGGAAAAACTCCCTACACCCAGAAGACGCTGAATTAACTCAGGCAATTTTACAGGAAAGTCTGCGAGGGGAAAGGGAATTTAATCCAGAATTTCGGATTGTACGTCCTGACGGTTCTATAGTTTTTATTAAAGCAAATGCTCTAATTATTCGCAACCCCGAAGGAGAACCTCAAAGGATGATCGGTACTAATGTTGATATTACCGAGAGTAAACAAGCCGAGTCCGACCGCCAACAATTACTAAGGGAGTTATCCGATCTAAAGTTAGCCATAGACCATTCAGCGATCGTAGCTGTTACTGATGCGAGTGGAGTGATTACCTACGTCAATAATCGCTTCTGTGAAATTTCCGGTTATTCCTCGGAAGAATTAATCGGTAAAAGCCATCGTATCGTTAACTCAAGATGCCATCCCCCTGGTTTTTTCGCGAATTTATGGCGGACTATTTCTAGTGGTAAAGTTTGGCATGGAGAAATTTGTAATCGCTCTAAAAATGGTTCTATTTACTGGACTGAAAGTACCATTGTCCCTTTTTTAAATTCCCATAAAAAAGTCTCTCAATATTTAGCTATTCGCTTTGATATCACCGCTCGCAAACAGGCGGAAGCTAGGCTATTAGACTATTCCCATGAGATTGAGGACTTATATAATAAAGCACCCTGTGGCTATCATTCCCTCGATGCTGAGGGTCGCTATGTCAAAGTTAATGATACGGAACTGCAATGGTTAGGATACTCTCGTGAACAATTACTTGGGAGACGTTTAGCAGATTTTCTCACCCCGGACAGTCGAGAGATATTTGAGAGTAATTTTGAGTTATTTAAACAGCAAGGATATCTCAAAGATATGTTGCTGGAGATGATTAGTAGTAATGGTCACGTTTTCCCGGTACTCTTGAATTATAGCGCCGTTTATAATCCCCAAGGTGAATATCTTTATAGTCGTTCAACTTTGTTTGATATTACCGACCTAAAATCAGCGCAAATAGCCTTAGAAAAAAACCACAACCTTCTACAGTCAATTACCCTCGCACAATCCCAGTTTATTACATCGGAAAATCGCCTAACTATTTTTGATGGTTTACTTAGCAGCTTGCTAACTTTAACTGATAGTGAATATGGCTTTATTGGCGAGGTAATGTTCCGAGATAATGGGGGAGCAACCATGGAAGAAACTTTCCTAAAAATTCGGGGAGTTCCTTATCTAAAAACCCATAGCATAAGTAATGTGGCTTGGGATGAAGCCACGGAGAAATTTTATCAAGAAAACCATGAAGAAGGCATGGAATTTGATAATATGAATACCTTATTTGGGGCGGTAATTATGACCGGGAAACCTGTTATAGCTAACAGTCCTAGCAGTGACCCACGCCGGGGAGGGACTCCTAATGGTCATCCCCCTTTAAATAGTTTTTTGGGGTTGCCATTTTTTAGCAGTTCGACTCTCGTGGGAATAGTGGGAATTGCCAATAAACCAGGTGGCTATCATGAGGAAATGATTGATTATTTACAAGCCTTTTTAGTTACCTGTGGCAATTTAATTGAAGGGTATCGTTTACACCGGAAAAGAAATGAGGCGGAAGAGGCTAAGAAAGCCGCTGAACAGGAAATTGCTAAACAGTTGGCGAGTATTGAAGCTGCGGGGGATGGTATTGCTATTGTTCAGGATGATTTGTATCAGTATGTAAATCACGCTCATTTGGTCATGTTTGGTTATTCTGAACCTGAAGATTTAGTCGGTCATAGTTGGAGAAAAATCTATTCTCCTACAGAAATTCAACGCTTTGAAAATGAGGTTTTCCCGATTGTAATGCGCGATCGCTACTGGACTGGAGAAGCGATCGCCACTCGTCAAGACGGGACGAGTTTTGCGGAAGAATTATCTCTGACCCTAACGGAAGATAACCTGTTAATTTGTGTCTGTCGAGATATTAGCGATCGCCGAGAAACCGAAGCCAAACTGCGCCAGACTAATCAGGAATTGATGCGCGCTACCCGTCTGAAAGATGAGTTTCTCGCCAATATGAGTCATGAACTACGCACCCCCCTTAATGCTATTTTAGGAATGACTGAGGGTATGCAAGAAGAGGTATTTGGTACTTTAGGCGATCGGCAAAAACAAGCATTACAAACTATTGAACGCAGCGCCAGTCATCTCCTGGAATTAATTAACGATATTTTAGATCTGGCTAAAATTGAAGCCGGGGAAATGAAACTAGACCTTAATTATACTTCGATTCGCCCCCTGTGTCAATCTAGTATAGCTTTTATTAAGCAGCAAGCCTTTAAAAAAGGGATTTCCATTAATGTACAAATTCCCCAAGCCTTACCAGACTTATATATTGATGAACGCCGCCTGCGTCAAGTGTTAATTAACCTCCTCAATAACGCGGTTAAATTCACCCCATCCCGAGGTAAAATTAGCCTGGAAGTTAAGTTACAGCCACCCCCGATAGACAGCGATAAATCCCGAGTCCGTTTTGCTGTGATTGATACGGGAATTGGTATTAATGAAGAACAATTATCAAAACTGTTTAAACCCTTTACTCAAATTGATAGCGCTCTCAATCGTCAATATGAGGGAACAGGTTTAGGATTATCCCTAGTTAAACGCATTGTCGAAATGCACGGAGGTACTGTTAATGTGATTAGTAAAGTGGGGTCAGGAAGTCAGTTTATTTTTGAGATTCCTTGTGATGATATCTTAATCGGAACTAACACCCCCCATCTATCATCTAATACCTCGGATTTCCTGACGAAAACTGAAGATGTGGCTCAAGTTTCTCCCCTGATTTTAATTGCTGAAGATAACGAAGCTAATATCATGAGTTTGTCGAGTTATTTGGGTGCTAAAGGCTACCGTTTAATTATTGCTAAGGACGGTCAACAGGCGATTGATTTAGCACAATCAGAATCTCCTAATTTAATTCTGATGGATATTCAAATGCCGGGAATAGATGGCTTAGAAGCAATTAACCGTATCCGCCAAATCCCCACCATGACCCAAGTGCCAATTATTGCCTTAACCGCCTTGGCTATGACAGGCGATCGCGAAAAATGCCTAGAAGCTGGCGCAAATGATTATGTAGCCAAACCCGTTAAATTAAAACAACTCAACGCCAAAATTCAGGAAATTTTAGACTTATAATTGGAGACTTATAATTGATGCAGCATTCAGGAATATGAAACTATTGTGTTTAAGTAATGGTCACGGGGAAGATATCATCGCTGTCAGAATACTGCAACATCTGCGAACACCAGTTAATAACCTAGCCGCTTTACCCTTAGTAGGGGAAGGAAAAGCCTACCAGCAATTACCGGATATTCCGATTATTGGGAGAGTCCAAAAAATGCCTTCTGGGGGATTTATTTATATGGACAGTTCCCAACTCCTGGGAGATTTGAAAGGGGGGTTATTACAGTTATTATATTCCCAGGTGCAGACCGTCCGCCAGTGGGGGAAAGAGGGGGGATTTATTTTGGCGGTGGGGGATATTGTCCCCCTATTTTTAGCCTGGTTAAGTGGTGCAGAATATGCTTTTGTGGGGACGGCGAAATCTGAATATTATT includes:
- a CDS encoding PAS domain S-box protein, with translation MASNSSYTLTELESAIIREPLLVTVETTAREAIALMSESRASCSISSKASVLLEEVYGEARSSCVLVVEGEQLVGILTQGDIIRLCTEKRPLEQLLVGEVMTASVLSWRESELSDFFEVIDLLRKNQICHLPLVDDSDRLVGLITHETLRYISHPIDLLRLRTVEEVMTTEVICASPESNLLEIACLMTQYRVNCVVLVETDFVNNSTAVNVPVGILTEGDIVKFNTFCLDLENYSSKQLMSTPVFSVATNENLWRIHELMSSQYIRRVLVTGSHGELLGIVTQTSMLKVLNPLDLYKMTKILDGRISELELEKISILETQAKQLDEQVKKRTLELEQAHHREQLVFEITNRIRSWLNLPEILEETVKQVRILLNCDRVVIYQFNPDLSGDIVAESVMEPYTSCLDKNIKDTCFQDNPSMYQDGKIFVAPDIDQVGLSECHLSLLKQFEVRADLVVPIVLSNHEAESQSKSLWGLFAIHQCSNTRLWLSEEIQIVQQLALQVAIAIQQAIAYDDLQRELQERQQIQTCLQETEERYATLTDLIPVGVFRTDKEGDCIYVNEEYCQMTGRIPGETIGLSWQISVHPEDSDRINEAWKQTQVNHHPFKEEYRLEAGENQLWVFGQIVPEFSVEETVNGYVGTITDISEQKAALCEREKAETALQDLNQSLEATVKQRTQELSHLSDRLQLAIKSAQMGIWDWDISQNHLTWDDQMYKIYGVSPLECPQTVELWKNSLHPEDAELTQAILQESLRGEREFNPEFRIVRPDGSIVFIKANALIIRNPEGEPQRMIGTNVDITESKQAESDRQQLLRELSDLKLAIDHSAIVAVTDASGVITYVNNRFCEISGYSSEELIGKSHRIVNSRCHPPGFFANLWRTISSGKVWHGEICNRSKNGSIYWTESTIVPFLNSHKKVSQYLAIRFDITARKQAEARLLDYSHEIEDLYNKAPCGYHSLDAEGRYVKVNDTELQWLGYSREQLLGRRLADFLTPDSREIFESNFELFKQQGYLKDMLLEMISSNGHVFPVLLNYSAVYNPQGEYLYSRSTLFDITDLKSAQIALEKNHNLLQSITLAQSQFITSENRLTIFDGLLSSLLTLTDSEYGFIGEVMFRDNGGATMEETFLKIRGVPYLKTHSISNVAWDEATEKFYQENHEEGMEFDNMNTLFGAVIMTGKPVIANSPSSDPRRGGTPNGHPPLNSFLGLPFFSSSTLVGIVGIANKPGGYHEEMIDYLQAFLVTCGNLIEGYRLHRKRNEAEEAKKAAEQEIAKQLASIEAAGDGIAIVQDDLYQYVNHAHLVMFGYSEPEDLVGHSWRKIYSPTEIQRFENEVFPIVMRDRYWTGEAIATRQDGTSFAEELSLTLTEDNLLICVCRDISDRRETEAKLRQTNQELMRATRLKDEFLANMSHELRTPLNAILGMTEGMQEEVFGTLGDRQKQALQTIERSASHLLELINDILDLAKIEAGEMKLDLNYTSIRPLCQSSIAFIKQQAFKKGISINVQIPQALPDLYIDERRLRQVLINLLNNAVKFTPSRGKISLEVKLQPPPIDSDKSRVRFAVIDTGIGINEEQLSKLFKPFTQIDSALNRQYEGTGLGLSLVKRIVEMHGGTVNVISKVGSGSQFIFEIPCDDILIGTNTPHLSSNTSDFLTKTEDVAQVSPLILIAEDNEANIMSLSSYLGAKGYRLIIAKDGQQAIDLAQSESPNLILMDIQMPGIDGLEAINRIRQIPTMTQVPIIALTALAMTGDREKCLEAGANDYVAKPVKLKQLNAKIQEILDL